The following coding sequences lie in one Mycobacterium sp. DL440 genomic window:
- a CDS encoding nuclear transport factor 2 family protein, with the protein MPADDLDQLRQRLQYVEDRFAIIDLIMNQSRGHDRHDAELMGSVYFEDGIDEHGPTVKTGPEYGEWANGAHTAVFEDHLHNITTHTCEIDGDVAHAESYVIGAMRAKGGKIVSLMGGRYIDRLERRDGVWKIALRRCTIEWMMNGDTSLLKSGAVAGFIKGTWDKTDASYQRPLSMDGAPVNRW; encoded by the coding sequence ATGCCCGCCGATGACCTTGATCAACTCCGTCAGCGTCTGCAGTACGTCGAGGACCGGTTCGCGATCATTGACCTGATCATGAATCAATCCCGCGGCCACGACCGCCACGACGCCGAACTCATGGGCAGCGTGTACTTCGAGGACGGCATCGACGAGCACGGCCCCACCGTCAAAACCGGTCCGGAGTACGGCGAATGGGCCAATGGAGCACATACGGCAGTCTTCGAGGACCACCTGCACAACATCACCACCCACACCTGTGAGATCGACGGCGATGTCGCGCACGCCGAGAGTTATGTCATCGGCGCCATGCGCGCCAAGGGCGGCAAGATCGTCTCGTTGATGGGCGGCCGCTACATCGACCGCCTGGAGCGCCGTGATGGGGTCTGGAAGATCGCGCTGCGCCGGTGCACCATCGAATGGATGATGAACGGCGATACCTCGTTGCTGAAGTCCGGCGCTGTCGCCGGGTTCATCAAGGGTACTTGGGACAAGACCGACGCGTCGTATCAGCGGCCGCTATCCATGGACGGCGCACCGGTCAATCGCTGGTAA
- a CDS encoding TetR/AcrR family transcriptional regulator — protein MAASGRRVGAETSKTRDTLLDCVEQMMLEDGYASVTYRALATKAGVTPSLVQYYFPTLDDIFVAAISRYSQRNLAYLNKILGKRSDDPLRALWEYNWDEATGVLMTEFMALGNHRKSIQTEIASVTESARKVQLDALTARFGEDARPVGDLSLPALQLLISSLPKFLNLEKGIGVQTAHGELTKAFEDQLDAVEPRTTPTKRSSAARRRTKKTAD, from the coding sequence ATGGCAGCATCTGGCCGACGCGTCGGCGCCGAAACGTCGAAAACGCGCGACACGCTTCTTGACTGCGTCGAGCAGATGATGCTGGAGGACGGCTATGCCAGCGTCACCTACCGCGCCCTCGCCACCAAGGCGGGTGTCACGCCGAGCCTGGTGCAGTACTACTTCCCGACCCTCGACGACATCTTCGTGGCCGCGATCTCCCGCTACTCCCAACGCAATCTCGCGTATCTGAACAAGATCCTGGGCAAGCGCTCCGACGATCCGCTGCGTGCGCTGTGGGAGTACAACTGGGATGAGGCCACCGGTGTGCTGATGACCGAGTTCATGGCCCTCGGCAACCATCGCAAGTCGATCCAGACTGAGATAGCCTCTGTCACCGAGTCCGCCCGGAAAGTCCAATTGGACGCTTTGACAGCCAGATTCGGTGAGGACGCGCGGCCAGTCGGCGATCTGTCGCTGCCGGCGTTGCAGTTACTGATCTCCAGCCTGCCGAAATTCCTGAACCTGGAGAAGGGTATCGGTGTCCAGACCGCCCATGGCGAGCTGACCAAGGCGTTCGAGGATCAACTGGACGCCGTCGAGCCGCGGACAACTCCAACAAAGCGTTCGTCCGCGGCTCGCCGTCGTACCAAGAAGACCGCCGACTAA
- a CDS encoding NAD(P)/FAD-dependent oxidoreductase yields MTQRYDLVIAGGGPSGSAAAWQAAQTGAKVLVLDKAEFPRDKPCGDGLTARAVSYLQKMGLADEVSKFHRVNKVTVFSPSEWELSFPRRPGMPDHGHTVSRTELDTLLLKHAESAGAEVRQGAEVAGPEFDAKGRVIGVVLKSGEKVYGDAVIAADGAYSPIKRALKIDSEYNGYSAIAIRSEMHANRPDSDAFEIYLKLLFQGDQLPGYGWVFPMGGGRFNIGLGYVNSYKNWQSINATQFLGDFLRTLPAEWELPAIEELKKNKSVRAWRLPMGFTAWPPWRPGVLFVGDSLGAGKPVSGAGISKALESGLTAGECAIAALTNGGPDDFTNYEQRMRAAWGSEYRRGRFFNKLAGMPAVAGAGLKALDNHTFRDMLLKSLYKKAQSPQHT; encoded by the coding sequence ATGACGCAGCGATACGACCTGGTCATAGCAGGTGGCGGCCCATCGGGGTCGGCCGCGGCGTGGCAGGCCGCTCAGACCGGCGCCAAGGTGCTGGTCCTGGACAAGGCGGAGTTTCCCCGCGACAAGCCCTGTGGCGATGGACTCACCGCTCGCGCGGTGAGCTACCTGCAGAAGATGGGCCTGGCCGACGAGGTCTCCAAGTTCCATCGGGTCAACAAGGTGACCGTGTTCAGCCCCAGCGAGTGGGAGCTGTCCTTCCCGCGTCGCCCCGGCATGCCCGACCACGGCCATACCGTGAGCCGCACCGAACTCGACACACTGTTGCTCAAGCACGCCGAGTCGGCAGGCGCCGAGGTGCGCCAGGGCGCCGAGGTCGCCGGGCCCGAGTTCGACGCCAAGGGACGCGTGATCGGCGTGGTGCTCAAGAGCGGCGAAAAGGTATATGGGGATGCGGTCATCGCGGCCGACGGTGCCTACTCCCCCATCAAGCGGGCCCTGAAGATCGACTCCGAGTACAACGGCTACTCGGCCATCGCGATCCGGTCCGAGATGCACGCCAACCGTCCCGACTCCGACGCCTTCGAGATCTACCTCAAGCTGTTGTTCCAGGGCGATCAGCTGCCGGGCTACGGCTGGGTGTTCCCGATGGGCGGTGGCCGGTTCAACATCGGCCTGGGCTACGTGAACAGCTACAAGAACTGGCAGTCGATCAACGCCACGCAGTTCCTCGGCGACTTCCTGCGGACCCTGCCGGCCGAATGGGAACTGCCGGCGATCGAGGAGCTCAAGAAGAACAAGAGCGTGCGGGCCTGGCGATTGCCGATGGGTTTCACGGCGTGGCCACCGTGGCGTCCCGGCGTGTTGTTCGTCGGAGATTCGCTGGGTGCCGGCAAGCCGGTGTCCGGGGCCGGCATTTCCAAGGCGCTCGAATCCGGTTTGACCGCAGGCGAATGCGCGATTGCCGCGCTGACCAACGGCGGACCCGACGACTTCACGAACTACGAGCAACGGATGCGTGCCGCCTGGGGCAGCGAGTACCGACGCGGTCGGTTCTTCAACAAGCTCGCCGGGATGCCCGCGGTCGCGGGTGCGGGCCTGAAGGCGTTGGACAACCACACGTTCCGGGACATGTTGCTCAAGTCGCTGTACAAGAAGGCGCAGAGCCCGCAGCACACGTAG
- a CDS encoding TetR/AcrR family transcriptional regulator: MRRTSRPHSSDGTGVKVDARSERWREHRKKVRSEIVDASFRAIDRLGPEVSLREIAEEAGTAKPKIYRHFADKSDLFQAIGERLRDMLWSAIFPVINLGADPAREVIRRSVEQYVRLVDEHPNVLRFLIQGRFAEQSESTMRALNEGRGITLAMADMFSNELREMELDGAAIELAAFATFGACASATDWWLGTEEDSPRRMPAEEFVNHLTTIMVGSINGTCELLGIWIDPDLPLHEGVQRRQHAS; encoded by the coding sequence GTGCGGCGAACGTCGAGACCACATTCCAGCGATGGCACGGGTGTCAAGGTTGATGCCCGTAGCGAGCGCTGGCGTGAGCACCGTAAGAAAGTGCGTTCGGAAATCGTCGACGCCTCGTTCCGGGCGATTGACCGGCTGGGCCCCGAGGTCAGCCTGCGTGAGATCGCCGAAGAGGCCGGTACCGCCAAGCCAAAGATCTACCGTCACTTCGCCGACAAATCGGACCTGTTCCAGGCCATCGGCGAGCGACTGCGCGACATGTTGTGGTCCGCGATCTTCCCGGTGATCAACCTGGGTGCCGACCCGGCCCGGGAAGTCATCCGACGCAGCGTCGAGCAGTACGTCAGGCTCGTCGACGAACACCCGAACGTGTTGCGGTTCCTGATCCAGGGCCGGTTCGCCGAACAGAGCGAATCGACCATGCGCGCACTCAACGAAGGCCGCGGCATCACCCTGGCGATGGCGGACATGTTCTCCAACGAACTGCGCGAGATGGAACTGGACGGGGCGGCGATCGAATTGGCCGCGTTCGCCACGTTCGGTGCGTGCGCGTCGGCCACGGACTGGTGGCTCGGCACCGAGGAGGACAGCCCGCGCCGGATGCCGGCCGAGGAGTTCGTCAACCACCTGACCACCATCATGGTCGGTTCCATCAACGGCACCTGTGAACTGCTCGGCATCTGGATCGACCCGGACCTGCCGCTGCATGAAGGTGTCCAGCGTCGCCAGCACGCCAGCTGA
- a CDS encoding NAD(P)/FAD-dependent oxidoreductase has translation MTAAQPSPQGQQPIRTRALVIGSGFSGMGMAIELQRRGVDFLILEKADEFGGTWRDNTYPGCACDIPSHMYSFSFEPKADWSHMWSFQPEIQDYLLGVAAKYGLRRYTRFNTHVDRAHWDEQELRWHVFSDTGQEFISQFLVSGAGGLHIPQIPEVEGREDFAGAAFHSAEWDHSVDLTGKRVAVIGTGASAIQIVPEIVKDVAELHLYQRTPAWVMPRVNNKFPQWIRRLFSYVPGTRAAMRAAIYWIHEGVGFAMTQQPRLLKIGEAMGRYNINRSIKDPELRRKLTPSYRAGCKRILNSDTYYRGIANPKAQVITESITRMTPTGIVTADGVEHPADVVVWATGFHVTDSYTYVDIKGAGGEDLVDRWNREGMAAHRGVAVSGMPNLFFLLGPNTALGHNSVVFMIESQIRYVGQAIAAVDHAGAAALSPSPRAQAEFNAELQRDLADTVFNTGGCRSWYMDAHGVNRTLWSGMTWQYWLATRKLDVKEFDFIDEARDTKTQGVAVTAGS, from the coding sequence ATGACGGCTGCCCAACCCTCACCACAGGGTCAGCAACCCATCCGTACCCGCGCCCTGGTCATCGGCAGCGGGTTCTCGGGGATGGGGATGGCGATCGAACTGCAACGTCGAGGTGTCGACTTCCTCATCCTGGAGAAGGCCGACGAGTTCGGCGGGACTTGGCGGGACAACACCTACCCGGGCTGTGCCTGCGACATTCCGTCGCACATGTACTCATTCTCCTTCGAGCCGAAGGCGGACTGGAGCCACATGTGGTCCTTCCAGCCTGAGATTCAGGACTACCTGCTCGGCGTGGCCGCCAAGTACGGGCTGCGCCGCTACACCCGGTTCAACACCCACGTGGACCGCGCCCACTGGGACGAACAAGAGCTGCGCTGGCACGTGTTCAGTGACACCGGCCAGGAGTTCATCTCCCAGTTCCTGGTGTCCGGGGCCGGCGGGCTGCACATTCCGCAGATCCCGGAGGTTGAAGGACGCGAGGATTTTGCCGGCGCGGCTTTCCACTCCGCGGAGTGGGACCACAGCGTCGACCTCACAGGCAAGCGGGTCGCAGTGATCGGCACCGGTGCGAGCGCCATCCAGATCGTGCCCGAGATCGTCAAGGACGTCGCCGAGCTGCACCTCTACCAGCGCACCCCGGCCTGGGTGATGCCACGGGTGAACAACAAGTTCCCGCAATGGATTCGGCGCTTGTTCAGCTATGTGCCCGGCACCCGCGCGGCCATGCGTGCCGCCATCTACTGGATCCACGAGGGCGTCGGCTTCGCCATGACGCAGCAACCGCGGCTACTCAAGATCGGCGAGGCGATGGGCCGCTACAACATCAACCGCAGCATCAAAGACCCCGAGTTGCGCCGCAAGCTCACCCCGAGCTACCGCGCCGGATGCAAGCGAATTCTCAACTCCGACACGTACTACCGCGGGATTGCCAACCCCAAAGCCCAGGTGATCACCGAGTCGATCACCCGGATGACACCGACCGGCATCGTCACCGCCGACGGCGTCGAGCATCCGGCGGACGTGGTCGTGTGGGCCACCGGCTTCCACGTCACCGACTCCTACACCTACGTCGACATCAAGGGTGCCGGCGGCGAGGATCTGGTGGACCGCTGGAACCGCGAGGGCATGGCAGCCCACCGCGGCGTCGCGGTGTCCGGTATGCCCAACCTGTTCTTCCTGCTCGGGCCGAACACTGCACTGGGCCACAACTCGGTGGTGTTCATGATCGAATCCCAGATCCGCTACGTCGGTCAGGCGATCGCCGCCGTCGACCATGCCGGAGCGGCCGCGCTGTCGCCCAGCCCTCGCGCGCAGGCGGAGTTCAACGCCGAGCTGCAGCGCGATCTGGCCGACACGGTGTTCAACACCGGTGGTTGCCGGAGCTGGTACATGGACGCCCACGGCGTCAACCGGACCCTGTGGAGCGGCATGACCTGGCAGTACTGGCTGGCAACGCGCAAGCTGGACGTGAAAGAGTTCGACTTCATCGATGAGGCGCGCGACACGAAGACACAAGGTGTTGCGGTCACCGCGGGTAGCTGA
- the nrdF gene encoding class 1b ribonucleoside-diphosphate reductase subunit beta, translating to MKLIDRVSAINWNRLQDEKDAEVWDRLTGNFWLPEKVPVSNDIPSWGTLTAHEKQLTMRVFTGLTLLDTIQGTVGAVSLIPDALTPHEEAVYTNIAFMESVHARSYSNIFSTLCSTAEIDDAFRWSEENPNLQRKAEIVMQYYKGDEPLKRKVASTLLESFLFYSGFYLPMYWSSRAKLTNTADMIRLIIRDEAVHGYYIGYKYQRGLALLDEERRTELKDYTYELLFELYDNEVEYTQDLYDEVGLTEDVKKFLRYNANKALMNLGYEALFPKDETDVNPAILSALSPNADENHDFFSGSGSSYVIGKAVNTEDEDWDF from the coding sequence ATGAAGCTGATCGACCGTGTCTCAGCGATCAACTGGAACCGGCTCCAGGATGAGAAGGACGCCGAAGTCTGGGATCGGCTCACCGGCAATTTCTGGTTGCCGGAGAAGGTGCCGGTGTCCAACGACATCCCGTCGTGGGGAACGTTGACCGCGCACGAGAAGCAGCTGACCATGCGGGTGTTCACCGGCCTGACGCTGCTGGACACCATCCAGGGCACGGTCGGTGCAGTCAGCCTGATCCCCGATGCGCTCACCCCGCACGAGGAAGCCGTCTACACCAACATCGCCTTCATGGAGTCGGTGCACGCGCGCAGCTACTCCAACATCTTCTCCACGCTGTGCTCGACAGCCGAAATCGATGACGCGTTCCGCTGGTCGGAGGAGAACCCGAACCTGCAGCGCAAGGCCGAGATCGTCATGCAGTACTACAAGGGTGACGAGCCGCTCAAGCGCAAGGTGGCCTCCACACTGCTGGAGAGCTTCCTGTTCTACTCGGGCTTCTATCTGCCGATGTACTGGTCCAGCCGGGCCAAGCTGACCAACACCGCCGACATGATCCGGCTGATCATCCGCGACGAGGCCGTGCACGGTTACTACATCGGCTACAAATACCAGCGCGGCCTGGCCCTCCTCGACGAGGAAAGGCGTACGGAGCTCAAGGATTACACCTACGAGCTGCTGTTCGAGCTCTACGACAACGAGGTCGAATACACCCAAGATCTCTACGACGAGGTCGGGCTCACCGAAGACGTCAAGAAGTTCCTGCGCTACAACGCCAACAAGGCATTGATGAACCTCGGCTACGAGGCGCTGTTCCCCAAGGACGAGACCGACGTGAACCCGGCGATCCTGTCCGCGCTGTCACCGAACGCCGACGAGAACCATGACTTCTTCTCGGGCTCGGGTTCCTCGTACGTGATCGGTAAGGCCGTCAACACCGAAGACGAAGACTGGGACTTCTAG
- a CDS encoding alpha/beta hydrolase family protein → MHQLIAQISLIHGWFPVVVQLIAALLLGAAVGWRSSRWRARLLPALVVGAAALAGVAYWYIDSIGVAGNAGPPELWLWIALTALAFGVAIVGWVSARWWRRAASVAAIGVCGLACALTLNIWVGYFPTVDGMWKQLTSSPLPGQTDRLTVTKMQLAHFRPTSGVLVPVTIDSQASGFGHRGELVYLPPVWFASTPPPKLPTIMMIGSQLNTPADWLRAGNVLGILDGFAAAHGGNAPVFVFVDATGSFANDTECVNGTRGNAADHLTKDVVPYLISNFGVRADRDGWGIAGWSMGGTCAVDLTLMHPGMFRSFIDIAGDLRPNAGDKTQTINRLFGGDADAWAAYDPVTIMRRHGPYSDVTAWFEVPHHGGVTHDPTANPEAQDVAATTLCEAARAEAITCSVQTAPGRHDWAFATNALGAALPWLAGQLNTPGVEKAQLPASTLEKQPSSVQAAPR, encoded by the coding sequence ATGCACCAGCTCATTGCGCAGATCTCGCTGATCCACGGCTGGTTCCCGGTAGTCGTCCAGCTGATCGCTGCGCTGCTGCTGGGCGCCGCCGTGGGCTGGCGTTCGTCACGCTGGCGCGCCCGGTTGTTGCCGGCACTGGTGGTCGGGGCGGCCGCGTTGGCAGGTGTGGCGTACTGGTACATCGACTCGATCGGGGTGGCCGGAAACGCCGGCCCGCCCGAGTTGTGGCTCTGGATCGCGTTGACCGCCTTGGCGTTCGGCGTCGCCATCGTCGGTTGGGTGAGTGCGCGATGGTGGCGACGCGCCGCCTCGGTAGCCGCGATCGGGGTGTGCGGGCTGGCCTGCGCACTGACGCTCAACATCTGGGTCGGGTACTTCCCGACGGTGGACGGCATGTGGAAGCAGCTCACCTCGAGTCCGCTACCGGGGCAGACGGACCGGTTGACCGTGACGAAGATGCAACTGGCGCACTTCCGGCCCACGAGTGGGGTGCTGGTCCCGGTGACCATCGACTCGCAGGCTTCCGGGTTCGGCCACCGCGGTGAACTCGTCTACCTTCCGCCGGTGTGGTTCGCCAGCACCCCGCCACCGAAACTCCCGACAATCATGATGATCGGTTCGCAACTGAACACCCCGGCCGACTGGCTGCGCGCAGGCAACGTGCTGGGCATCCTCGACGGGTTCGCGGCTGCGCACGGCGGCAACGCTCCCGTGTTCGTGTTCGTCGATGCCACCGGTTCATTCGCCAACGACACCGAGTGCGTCAACGGAACCCGGGGCAACGCCGCCGACCACCTGACCAAGGATGTCGTCCCGTACCTGATCTCGAACTTCGGGGTGCGCGCTGATCGTGACGGTTGGGGGATTGCGGGCTGGTCGATGGGCGGCACCTGTGCGGTGGACCTCACGCTGATGCATCCCGGCATGTTCCGGTCGTTCATCGACATCGCCGGCGACCTGCGTCCGAACGCGGGGGACAAGACGCAGACGATCAACCGTCTGTTCGGCGGGGATGCCGACGCCTGGGCGGCCTACGATCCGGTCACAATCATGCGTCGGCACGGACCGTACTCCGATGTGACGGCGTGGTTCGAGGTGCCGCACCACGGCGGGGTGACGCATGACCCCACGGCCAACCCAGAGGCCCAGGACGTCGCCGCGACCACGCTGTGCGAGGCGGCGCGCGCCGAAGCGATCACGTGCTCGGTGCAGACCGCGCCTGGCCGCCATGACTGGGCGTTCGCCACCAACGCCCTCGGTGCCGCTCTGCCGTGGCTGGCCGGGCAGCTCAACACCCCCGGCGTGGAAAAGGCCCAACTACCGGCGTCGACGTTGGAGAAGCAGCCCTCGTCGGTCCAGGCCGCGCCGCGCTGA
- a CDS encoding LLM class flavin-dependent oxidoreductase: protein MTRVIRFNAFDMNCVAHQSPGLWRHPEDQSWRYKDITYWTELAKLLERGRFDGLFIADVLGTYDVYGASDEAAIRQAAQIPVGDPMLLVSAMALVTENLGFGITTGTGFEHPYPFARRMSTLDHLTNGRVGWNVVTGYLPAAARNMGQTDQPAHDARYDHADEYLEVLYKLWEGSWEDDAVVRDAERGVFTDPAKVHHIGHAGKHFSVPGVHLAEPSLQRTPVIYQAGSSPRGVRFAAENAEAIFTAAPTKALLRETVSTIRAELELAGRDPYSAKIFNLTTVITGETDEEAHARHVEYLAYGDPEGALVFMSGWMGVDLARYGLDEPIGNVDSNAILSAVKAFQSASDQGGEWNVRDIAEWGEIGGMGPRIVGSGVHVADTLQEWVEETDVDGFNLAYAITPGSFAEFIDHVVPVLTERGAYQSAYAPGSLRNKLLGHGDRLAAEHRGASYRVGGPNSTIIERPSTLPSSSASTAAQPARGR from the coding sequence GTGACTCGCGTGATCCGCTTCAACGCCTTCGACATGAACTGCGTCGCCCATCAGTCCCCCGGACTCTGGCGCCATCCCGAGGACCAGTCCTGGCGCTACAAGGACATCACCTACTGGACCGAACTGGCGAAGTTGTTGGAACGCGGGCGTTTTGACGGCCTGTTCATCGCCGATGTGCTGGGGACCTACGACGTGTACGGCGCCAGTGATGAAGCGGCGATCCGTCAGGCCGCGCAGATCCCGGTGGGCGACCCGATGCTGCTGGTGTCGGCGATGGCGCTCGTGACCGAGAACCTGGGCTTCGGCATCACCACCGGGACCGGATTCGAACATCCCTATCCCTTCGCCCGGCGGATGTCGACACTGGACCATCTGACCAACGGTCGGGTCGGCTGGAACGTCGTCACCGGATATCTTCCTGCTGCGGCGCGCAACATGGGCCAGACCGACCAGCCGGCGCACGACGCGCGCTACGACCACGCCGACGAGTACCTCGAGGTGCTCTACAAGTTGTGGGAGGGCTCCTGGGAGGACGACGCGGTGGTGCGCGATGCCGAACGCGGTGTCTTCACCGATCCTGCCAAGGTGCACCACATCGGCCATGCCGGAAAACATTTCAGTGTTCCGGGGGTGCATCTGGCCGAGCCGTCACTGCAGCGCACGCCGGTCATCTACCAGGCCGGCTCCTCGCCACGCGGAGTTCGTTTCGCCGCCGAGAACGCCGAGGCCATCTTCACCGCCGCACCCACCAAAGCCCTTCTACGCGAGACGGTTTCCACGATCCGCGCCGAGCTCGAGTTGGCCGGCCGGGATCCCTACTCGGCCAAGATCTTCAATCTCACCACCGTCATCACCGGGGAGACCGACGAAGAAGCCCACGCCAGACATGTCGAATACCTGGCGTACGGCGATCCCGAGGGCGCCCTGGTGTTCATGTCCGGGTGGATGGGCGTGGACCTGGCCCGGTACGGCCTCGACGAGCCGATCGGCAACGTCGATTCCAATGCAATCCTGTCCGCGGTCAAGGCCTTTCAGTCCGCCTCGGACCAGGGTGGTGAGTGGAACGTGCGCGATATCGCGGAGTGGGGTGAGATCGGCGGCATGGGGCCGCGCATCGTCGGGTCCGGTGTGCACGTCGCCGACACCCTGCAGGAGTGGGTCGAGGAGACCGACGTCGACGGCTTCAACCTGGCGTATGCGATCACGCCGGGCTCGTTCGCCGAGTTCATCGACCACGTCGTTCCGGTGCTCACCGAGCGCGGCGCCTACCAGTCGGCGTACGCACCGGGCAGTTTGCGCAACAAGCTGCTGGGGCACGGCGATCGCCTGGCCGCTGAGCACCGCGGAGCCAGTTACCGTGTGGGCGGGCCGAATTCGACGATCATCGAGCGCCCGTCCACACTGCCGTCCTCGTCGGCGTCGACCGCTGCCCAGCCCGCGCGGGGCCGGTAG
- a CDS encoding DUF3349 domain-containing protein: MSTKSLLISVLNWLRAGYPEGVPGTDRVPLLALLRATPLTEEQVAEVVRIIAEASAPADVDDPIERDDIAEFIAEVTDHDAGPENIARVAAKLAAAGWPLAGVELQSDAGRGSDGQ, translated from the coding sequence GTGTCAACCAAGTCGTTGCTGATCTCGGTCCTGAACTGGCTGCGGGCCGGCTATCCGGAAGGGGTTCCGGGCACCGATCGGGTGCCGCTGCTCGCACTGTTGCGGGCCACCCCACTCACCGAGGAGCAGGTGGCCGAGGTGGTGCGCATCATCGCCGAGGCCTCAGCGCCCGCCGACGTTGATGATCCCATCGAGCGCGACGACATCGCGGAGTTCATCGCCGAAGTCACCGACCACGACGCCGGCCCGGAGAACATCGCGCGGGTGGCGGCAAAGCTGGCCGCTGCGGGCTGGCCATTGGCCGGCGTCGAACTCCAGTCCGACGCCGGCCGTGGCTCAGATGGCCAATAA
- a CDS encoding NAD(P)-dependent alcohol dehydrogenase codes for MSTVYAYAANSATEPLAKTTITRREVGPHDVAFDIHFAGICHSDIHTVKAEWGTPNYPVVAGHEIAGVVTEVGAEVTKYKVGDHVGVGCFVDSCRECDNCKAGLEQYCTGSGMIGTYNSTERDGTPTYGGYSGAIVVDENYVLRIPDSIPLDKAAPLLCAGVTLFSPLRHWDAGPGKNIAVIGLGGLGHMGVKLAHAMGAHVTVLSQSLKKMEDGLRLGADEYYATSDPDTFGKLAGKFDLILNTVSANLDLGAYLSLLKVDGTLVELGMPEHAMEVPPFPLAGMRRSLSGSMIGGIPETQEMLDFCAEHNVTPEIEVIQPDYINEAYERVLASDVRYRFVIDTASLRG; via the coding sequence ATGAGCACTGTTTACGCCTATGCCGCCAACTCGGCGACCGAACCGCTGGCCAAGACCACCATCACCCGCCGCGAGGTCGGGCCGCACGACGTGGCCTTCGACATCCATTTCGCCGGCATCTGCCATTCCGACATCCACACCGTGAAGGCCGAGTGGGGCACCCCGAACTACCCCGTGGTCGCCGGCCATGAGATCGCCGGTGTCGTCACCGAGGTGGGCGCGGAGGTGACCAAGTACAAGGTCGGCGACCATGTCGGCGTCGGTTGTTTCGTCGACTCGTGTCGGGAATGCGACAACTGCAAGGCCGGTCTTGAGCAGTACTGCACCGGCAGCGGCATGATCGGCACCTACAACTCGACCGAGCGCGACGGCACGCCGACCTACGGCGGCTACAGCGGCGCGATCGTCGTCGACGAGAACTACGTGCTGCGCATCCCCGACAGCATCCCGCTGGACAAGGCCGCTCCCCTGCTGTGCGCCGGCGTCACGCTGTTCTCGCCGCTGCGGCACTGGGACGCCGGGCCGGGCAAGAACATCGCCGTGATCGGCCTGGGCGGTCTGGGCCACATGGGCGTCAAGCTCGCGCACGCGATGGGTGCGCACGTCACCGTGCTGTCGCAGTCGCTGAAGAAGATGGAAGACGGCCTGCGCCTGGGCGCCGACGAGTACTACGCCACCAGCGACCCGGACACCTTCGGCAAGCTGGCCGGCAAGTTCGACCTGATCCTCAACACCGTGTCGGCCAACCTCGACCTCGGCGCCTACCTGAGCCTGCTCAAAGTCGACGGCACCCTGGTGGAGCTGGGCATGCCCGAGCATGCGATGGAGGTTCCGCCGTTCCCGCTGGCAGGTATGCGGCGCAGCCTGTCCGGTTCGATGATCGGCGGCATCCCGGAGACCCAGGAGATGCTCGACTTCTGCGCCGAGCACAACGTGACCCCGGAGATCGAGGTCATCCAGCCGGACTACATCAACGAGGCCTACGAGCGCGTGCTCGCCAGTGACGTGCGGTACCGCTTCGTGATCGATACCGCCTCGCTGCGCGGCTAA
- a CDS encoding YciI family protein, with translation MFHVLTTTYLKPLDIVDQTRPAHVAWLKEEVAAGRILLAGRLESATGAVLITGDLREDEVEDVIARDPYTLAGLVRCERVSFNASFRAPGL, from the coding sequence GTGTTCCACGTCCTCACCACGACTTACCTCAAGCCCCTCGACATCGTCGATCAGACCCGCCCGGCCCATGTCGCCTGGCTCAAGGAGGAAGTGGCCGCGGGCCGCATCCTGCTGGCCGGGCGTCTGGAATCGGCGACCGGTGCGGTGCTCATCACCGGAGACCTCCGCGAGGACGAAGTCGAGGACGTGATCGCCCGCGATCCCTACACCCTGGCGGGCCTGGTTCGCTGCGAGCGCGTGTCGTTCAACGCGTCCTTCCGCGCACCCGGGCTCTGA